The following proteins come from a genomic window of Pirellula staleyi DSM 6068:
- the kdsA gene encoding 3-deoxy-8-phosphooctulonate synthase, translated as MPDSTPTAAPLPTPIDVGPYRCGPGENLLLIAGPCVIEDADFTVAIAHELKRITSGLPVNLVFKASFDKANRTSSGAFRGAGLEGGLKVLDRVVRETGLPVTTDIHESYQAAAAAEVCTVLQIPAFLARQTDLLVAAAQTGRSVNVKKGQFMAPWDMAHVAGKLRSAGCQNVLLCERGTFFGYGRLVNDMRSLPQMRSLGCPVVFDATHSVQEPGGLGGATGGNRAMVEPLARAAVAIGVDGLFFETHPDPDKSPSDGPNMLPLATFSDVLSRVLAIRQLVTSFS; from the coding sequence ATGCCTGATTCGACGCCCACAGCCGCCCCATTGCCCACACCGATCGACGTCGGTCCTTATCGCTGTGGACCCGGCGAAAACCTGCTGCTCATCGCCGGTCCCTGCGTGATCGAAGATGCCGATTTCACCGTGGCGATTGCCCACGAGCTCAAGCGAATCACCAGCGGTTTGCCGGTGAACTTGGTTTTTAAGGCCTCGTTTGATAAAGCCAATCGAACCAGCAGCGGCGCGTTTCGTGGCGCGGGTCTGGAAGGTGGTTTGAAGGTCCTCGATCGTGTGGTTCGCGAAACCGGCTTGCCGGTGACCACCGACATCCACGAGTCGTATCAAGCCGCGGCTGCGGCTGAAGTTTGCACGGTACTACAGATCCCCGCTTTTCTCGCGCGTCAAACCGATTTGCTCGTCGCTGCTGCTCAAACAGGCCGCTCGGTGAATGTGAAGAAGGGGCAATTCATGGCCCCATGGGACATGGCCCACGTCGCCGGAAAACTTCGCTCTGCTGGCTGCCAAAACGTGCTACTGTGCGAACGCGGAACCTTTTTTGGCTATGGCCGCTTGGTGAACGACATGCGTTCGCTGCCGCAGATGCGTTCGCTGGGCTGTCCGGTCGTGTTCGATGCCACGCACAGTGTGCAAGAGCCGGGTGGACTTGGTGGCGCTACGGGGGGCAATCGAGCAATGGTCGAGCCACTCGCGCGGGCCGCAGTAGCGATCGGCGTCGACGGGCTCTTCTTTGAAACGCATCCCGATCCCGACAAGTCGCCAAGCGACGGCCCCAACATGCTTCCCTTGGCCACCTTTTCTGATGTCCTCAGCCGCGTCCTGGCGATTCGCCAACTAGTCACGAGCTTCTCATGA